The Siniperca chuatsi isolate FFG_IHB_CAS linkage group LG2, ASM2008510v1, whole genome shotgun sequence genome window below encodes:
- the cav3 gene encoding caveolin-3 yields MADQYQYNTNEEKIVKDSHTKEIDLINRDPKQINEDVVKVEFEDVIAEPDGTHSLDGVWKLSYTTFTVSKYWCYRILSAVFGIPVALLWGFLFACISFCHIWAVVPCIKSCLIESQCINRIYSLCIQTFCDPFFEALGKIFSSVRVALRKEV; encoded by the exons ATGGCGGATCAGTACCAGTACAACACCAACGAGGAGAAGATTGTGAAGGACAGCCACACCAAGGAGATTGATCTAATTAACAGAGACCCCAAGCAGATCAATGAGGACGTGGTGAAG GTGGAGTTTGAGGATGTCATTGCAGAGCCTGATGGTACACACAGCCTGGATGGGGTGTGGAAGCTCAGCTACACCACCTTCACTGTGTCCAAGTACTGGTGCTATCGCATCTTGTCTGCTGTCTTCGGTATCCCTGTTGCTCTGCTCTGGGGCTTCCTGTTTGCATGCATCTCCTTCTGCCACATCTGGGCTGTGGTTCCCTGCATCAAGAGCTGTCTGATTGAGTCGCAGTGCATCAACCGCATCTACTCTCTCTGCATCCAGACCTTCTGTGATCCCTTTTTCGAAGCCCTGGGCAAGATCTTCAGCAGTGTGCGCGTTGCATTGCGCAAAGAAGTCTAA